DNA sequence from the Cronobacter turicensis z3032 genome:
CCCGCGACACCCGCGCCGATCACCCGTTTGTGGGCTACGGACTGCTGCCGATGGAAGTGCACATCGAGCAGGGGTGCGACGTGATCTCTCGCCTGAAAGTGCGCATCAACGAGGTGTTCACCGCGCTCAATATGATTGACTTCGGGCTGGATAACCTGCCAGGCGGGCCGTTGCTGGTCGAAGGGTTTACCTATATCCCGAACCGCTTCGCGCTCGGTTTTTCCGAAGCGCCGCGCGGCGATGACATTCACTGGAGCATGACCGGCGACAACCAGAAGCTCTACCGCTGGCGCTGCCGCGCGGCGACTTACGCCAACTGGCCGACGCTGCGCTATATGCTGCGCGGCAATACGGTGTCAGACGCGCCGTTGATTATCGGCAGCCTCGACCCGTGCTACTCCTGCACCGACCGTATGACGGTGGTGGATGTTCGCAAGAAGAAAAGCCAGGTGGTGCCGTACAAAGAGCTGGAGCGCTACAGCATTGAGCGCAAAAACTCGCCGCTGAAATAGACAGCCGCGGTGGGTGCGCTTCGCTTACCCACCCTACGGGGGATCGCTCACATATTAAGAGGGCGGGTCAGCGGCAGCGCACCCGCCGGGTAGAACCGTCGCGCAGGCGACAGGAGACAACATGTTTACCTTTATCAAAAAAGCCCTGAAAACCGGCGTGGCGACGCAGCCCTATCCGCTGCAACCGATGCCGGTCGATAAAAATTTTCGCGGCAAGCCGCAGCACAATCCGCAGCAGTGTATCGGCTGCGCGGCCTGCATCAACGCCTGCCCGTCTAATGCCTTAACGGTTGAAACCGACCTTGAACACGACCGCCTCGACTGGCAGTTCAATCTTGGCCGCTGCATCTTTTGCGGCCGCTGCGAAGAGGTCTGCCCGACGGCCGCCATTCGCCTGACGCCTGAATATGAGCTGGCGGTCTGGCGTAAAGAGGATTTTCTCCAGCAGGCGAGCTTTGCGCTCTGCCGCTGCCGCGTCTGCCAGCAGCCGTTCGCGGTACAAAAAGAGGTGGATTACGCGATAGCGCTGCTGGCGCACAACGGCGATGAACGCGCCGAGCGCCATCGCGCGA
Encoded proteins:
- the hycF gene encoding Formate hydrogenlyase subunit 6, with the protein product MFTFIKKALKTGVATQPYPLQPMPVDKNFRGKPQHNPQQCIGCAACINACPSNALTVETDLEHDRLDWQFNLGRCIFCGRCEEVCPTAAIRLTPEYELAVWRKEDFLQQASFALCRCRVCQQPFAVQKEVDYAIALLAHNGDERAERHRASFETCPDCKRQQGLAPSELIDLTREMKEAV